The following coding sequences are from one Augochlora pura isolate Apur16 chromosome 6, APUR_v2.2.1, whole genome shotgun sequence window:
- the Ss gene encoding aryl hydrocarbon receptor spineless: MWNSFLPAESASLPLHDALSPQHSHLLERSFTVRFRCLLDNTSGFLRLDIRGRVKILHGQNRKTEEPPLALFALCTPFGPPSLLEVPQKDVMFKSKHKLDLALVSMDQRGKMLLGYSDAELANLGGYDLVHYDDLAYVASAHQELLKTGASGMIAYRFQKKDGGWQWLQTSSRLVYKNSKPDFIISTHRPLMEEEGRDLLGKRTMDFKVSYLDAGLTNSYFSDSDSLTGSVMTPTLPTQPTTQRVNRRYKTQLRDFLSTCRNKRTKLSAQSSVSPPVTPTVASVDYLAADTSAAAAVAAAYSNLNTMYPTPYAPTAVAASTDPSLTTYIGHTGNYHQTLYPATALDNRYLTAATENLFQYRPLGSYYPEYHTSTAYNGFIDVSLPTYETHQLTSKAEEKLYCQQLGESPKYGYVETRHPSSVSGSPYAASPVASASAMHTATTDINIARAGSRHSLEGGASSSNSAGSSPVTGPTNGVLTPKIEDVKPEVYGNEAPRQTVLMWGAPPSRTPPRNNGSYSPPTPHSTHSSTHSTNANAGDPLKSLAEMNSMNGECKWRQTSPSEPQTTAPSSPRAKAQPQQHQHHPQQQQQQQQQQQQQQQQHQQYPVTTSQYQAAAAAAAAAAAAAASTIGYAHSHPGHGHGEAGSEHAPVSCGNGDGSRHVHRPGQQHQQQQCLVPPPAPPPPTSARSGIISGGNGPNCPTDTKPDTGSPLLSISEVTNTLLNQ; encoded by the exons ATGTGGAACTCCTTTCTACCTGCCGAGAGCGCCAGTCTGCCCCTGCACGACGCCCTTTCGCCGCAGCACAGCCATCTTCTCGAGCGCAGCTTCACCGTCCGATTCCGGTGCCTATTGGACAACACTTCCGGCTTTCTG CGTTTGGACATCAGAGGACGCGTCAAGATCCTCCACGGTCAGAACAGGAAGACCGAGGAGCCTCCCTTGGCTCTGTTCGCTCTATGCACCCCTTTCGGACCACCCTCCCTGCTAGAGGTCCCGCAGAAGGACGTGATGTTCAAGAGCAAACACAAGCTGGACTTGGCGTTGGTCTCCATGGACCAGCGAGGGAAGATGCTGCTAGGCTACTCCGACGCCGAGCTGGCGAACCTCGGTGGCTATGATCTAGTCCATTACGACGACTTGGCTTACGTCGCCAGCGCTCACCAAGAAC TATTGAAGACTGGGGCGTCGGGGATGATAGCCTACAGATTCCAGAAGAAAGATGGCGGCTGGCAGTGGCTGCAGACTAGTTCTAGACTGGTCTACAAGAACTCGAAACCAGACTTCATCATCAGCACGCACAGACCTCTCAT ggaggaggagggcagGGATCTGCTGGGAAAGCGGACGATGGACTTCAAAGTGAGCTACTTGGACGCCGGACTGACCAACAGTTACTTCTCGGACAGCGACAGCCTGACCGGCTCGGTGATGACACCGACGCTTCCGACGCAGCCGACAACCCAGCGAGTGAACAGGCGGTACAAGACGCAGTTAAGGGACTTCCTGTCGACCTGCCGGAACAAACGTACCAAACTTTCCGCGCAGTCGTCGGTGTCGCCGCCGGTGACGCCCACGGTCGCGTCCGTGGATTATCTCGCGGCGGATACGAGCGCGGCTGCGGCGGTCGCGGCCGCTTACAGCAACTTGAACACCATGTACCCGACCCCGTACGCGCCTACGGCGGTCGCCGCCAGCACGGATCCTTCCCTGACCACGTACATCGGCCACACGGGCAATTACCATCAGACTTTATATCCGGCGACCGCGCTGGACAATAG GTACCTCACAGCAGCCACGGAGAACCTGTTCCAGTACAGGCCACTGGGCTCGTACTACCCCGAGTACCACACGAGCACGGCGTACAACGGGTTCATCGACGTCTCCCTTCCGACCTACGAGACGCACCAGCTGACCAGCAAAGCGGAGGAGAAGCTGTACTGCCAGCAGCTGGGCGAGTCCCCAAAGTACGGCTACGTGGAGACGAGACACCCTAGCAGCGTCAGCGGTTCGCCGTACGCGGCCAGCCCGGTGGCCAGCGCGTCCGCGATGCACACGGCGACCACGGACATCAACATCGCCCGAGCCGGAAGCAGACACTCCCTGGAGGGCGGTGCCTCTTCCAGCAACTCCGCCGGAAGCTCCCCTGTAACTGGGCCGACGAACGGCGTCCTCACCCCGAAGATAGAGGACGTGAAGCCGGAGGTGTACGGGAACGAGGCGCCCAGACAGACAGTTCTGATGTGGGGCGCGCCTCCGTCCCGCACCCCTCCGCGGAACAACGGCAGCTACAGCCCCCCGACACCTCACTCGACACACTCGTCCACACATTCGACCAACGCGAACGCCGGCGACCCCCTAAAGTCCCTAGCTGAGATGAACTCAATGAACGGCGAGTGCAAGTGGAGGCAAACGTCGCCCAGCGAGCCCCAAACCACAGCGCCGAGCTCTCCCAGAGCCAAGGCGCAACCCCAACAGCATCAGCATCATccgcagcaacaacagcaacaacagcagcagcagcagcagcaacaacagcaacatCAGCAGTACCCGGTGACCACGTCACAGTATCAAGCGGCTGCGGCTGCCGCGGCAGCGGCCGCAGCCGCGGCGGCCAGCACTATCGGATACGCGCACTCTCATCCTGGCCATGGCCATGGGGAAGCGGGCTCCGAG CACGCCCCCGTCAGCTGTGGCAACGGGGACGGGAGTCGGCATGTCCATCGGCCCGGACAGCAACACCAACAACAGCAATGTCTTGTACCACCCCCCGCACCACCACCCCCAACATCAGCACGTAGTGGGATCATCAGCGGGGGGAATGGGCCCAACTGTCCCACAGATACCAAACCGGACACCGGGAGTCCTCTGCTGTCCATCTCTGAGGTGACTAACACCCTGCTCAACCAATAG